The genome window CTCGCTGCTGATTGGGTACGAAAAGCCCTTGTTGAATTCGTCAATGCGGATGGACTTCAACTTCAGATCAAGTTTGTGTTTTCGATTCAAGTGATCGACGGCTGTCTCAATGGCATGTTAACGCTGATTGAATAATGCCCCAGAGTGCTGATTGAATTTTGACCCAGGACCTGTTGCTGTTTTGTGTTGCAGCAACTGTGGATAAGTCTACCAGATTGTTGATTTGAAGTTTTTAGATGCGCGGGAAGTTCACGAAGTTTGGAGACCGTAGTGAACTCCCCGCGCGTGCCTGGTTAGAACGGCTCTTCTACTGCTGCGTTTTTGCCTCCTCTTCGTGTTTGCTCTCTCGATTTGATGCGGGCCTTCGCGGCCATGCTGCTGTGCTGAAACCGGTATGACTCATTCCCGGTTTCAACAATGTGGCAGTGATGCGTCAGCCGATCCAGCAACGCCGTCGTCATCTTGGCATCACCGAATACACCCGACCATTCCGAGAAGCTCAGGTTCGTCGTGATGATCACACTGGTGTGCTCATACAGTTTCGAGAGCAGGTGAAACAGCAAGGCTCCTCCCGTTTGGCTGAACGGCAGATAGCCAAGCTCGTCGAGTATGAGCACATCCATGCGCATCAACGATGCGGCGATTCGCCCGGCACGGCCATCCTGTTTCTCGCGTTCGAGTGCATTGACCAGATCGACCGTCGAATAGAATCGCACCCGCTTACTCTGCGTGGTGATACCCGACACCGCGATGGCGGTCGCCAAATGCGTCTTGCCTGTCCCGGGCCCGCCGATAAGCACCACGTTCTGCGCTGTCTCGGTGAATGATAGCGTTGCCAATTGCTCTACCAGCGGCCGATCAGCCTTGGAGGCGGCGAAGTCGAATCTGGCCAGGTCGCGATGTACCGGAAACCTGGCCGCATTCAATTGGTTTCTCACTGAGCGCATGTGCCGGTCCGTTGCTTCGGCTTGCAGCAGGTGTTCGATCAGCCATTTCGACGAATCGGTCGATGCTGCCCCTTGTGCGATCAGGTCCGTCCATGCGCCGGCCATTCCATGTAGCCGCAAATCCTTGAGTTCAGCAGTGACATCACAACGCATGATCAATCTCCTCCGCATTAAGTTGAGCTTCAGCTGTCAATGCCGATTTAAAATTGATACAGTTTTTGAAGAAATGCCGATTTAAATCTGATACACCTCCCCTAATTCATTATCGCGCTGGCACTATCGTTGTCGGCTCACCTTTAGCCTTGACCATACCGGCTGCCCGTTGATGTTTTAACCGGTAACTGTCGCCGGCAATCGGCACGATATGGGCGTGATGAAGCAAGCGATCCAGCAGAGCGGCAGTCAGCGTTGCGTCCTGAGCAAAGGTCGCGTCCCACTGTCCGAACGGCAAGTTGCTGGTTACAATCAGGCTGCTTTTTTCATAGCGCGCCGCGATGACCTGAAAGAACAGGTTGGCCTGTTCCCGATTCATCGGCAGGTAGCCGATTTCGTCAATAATCAACAGGCGGTAAGCGTTGATCGCCCGATGCATGACGGCCTTCAACTGATTCTGGGTATGCGCAGCCACCAGCGTCAGCAATAAATCGGCTGCCGTGGTAAAGCGGGTCTTAACGCCAGCCTGCGCCGCTTTGTATCCCAAGGCAATCGCCAAATGGGTTTTACCGACACCGGACGGGCCGATAAGCACGACATTCTCGTTACGCTCGACAAAACCCAGCCCTGCCAGTTCGTCAATCTGGCTGCGTTTGACTCCGGGGGCAAAGGCATAGTCGAACGCCTCCAGAGTTTTGATCGCCGGGAAACCGGCAAGGCGTGTAAATAGACTCTGTTTTCTTACCGTTCGCCCCGCTGCTTCCATTTTGAGCATGTCTTCCAGAAAGTCGCTATATGCGCTTTCCTGTTGCGCGGCCTGCTGAGCGGCAGCCGGGTAACCCTGCGCTATGAACGGCAGATTCAGCGATTCACACAGGGTTTGTATTCTTTCGTGTTGCAGGTTCATGCCGCCACCTCCCTTTCACTCTGGATAGCCTCCAGAAGCCCGTCATAGACCGCGAGCGGGTGTTGTAATGGCGTTTCCTGCGCTATCCGTTCGATAACAACGACCGGACGATCTGCCGCCGTTACCACCGCCTCAGATTGCGGGCGCGCCGCGCGGATATCTCCGCGCCAGGGAGCGGGCAGTTCTTGCAGGCGTTCCTCTCCCAGGCGCTCCGAGGGACGCACTTGCGTGGTGCCATGTATGCGTTCATTGGCTACGTCTTTTAGCCAGCGTCGCACTTCAGCATTGGCAGTGACCACGTCCAGCGTCAGCCCGGACTGCTTGAGCTGTGCCACCAGCGGAACATAAAAAGAGCGGCGCAGATAGCCGTTGAAACGCTCGACTTTACCCTTGGTCCTGGCGCGATAAGGGCGACACAGTTTTATAACGAAACCGCAATGCCGCGCATAATCGAGAAATCCAGCGTGGAAACGATGCTCACCTTCACCCGATGCGTCGCGCTCCAACACCACCGTCTTCATGTTGTCGTAAAGAGCCCGTTGCGGAATACCGCCAAAAGAGTCGAACGCATGGTTATGGCACGCGATCAGCGTCTCCACTTTCATGTCCGTGACGAACTCGACAAAGCTGGCTCGACTGTAGCCCAGCGTTGCGCAGAAGGCGTAGAGCGGGTTACTGCCTTTACGAAATTCGACCCAATCGACCTGCATCTGCTCGCCCGGCACCGTCTCAAAGCGCACCACCGGCTCTGCCGCGCATGTGGGCTTGAGGCTATGCAGGTAGGCACGTAGCTGACTTTGTCCGCCGCTATAACCCAATGCGGCTATCTCTCGATACAACACCGTCGCCGGTATCCAGGCCGGTTGCGCCGCAGCCTGCCGTTCCTGTAAATACGCTTCAAATGGCGAAAGCTTGGTAGGGCGCTGCTTTTTGCGTTCGTATCGGGGCAGGCTATCGCTTGCAAGATGACGGCGTACCGTGTTGACCGCGCATCCGGTCTCTTCGGCAATCTTGCGTAAACTCAAGCCGTGTTTTCTCAATAATTCAATTTCCACATACACCTCGTCAGTGATCACGGCTGCGTTCCAAATGCAGCCGATCTTCTCAATTCGGTGTATCAGTTTTCAATCGGCACGCTGTATCAATTTACATCCGGCAGTGACATCAGCGTCATGCCTCAGTTCATCATATCGGCTGGTATTGGCCAGCGGCACATCCTTGAGCTGCAAACTCGTTTCCACATTCGGTGGAAGGGGCGGCGCATTCAGCCGTCCCAGTACGTTGAGTACGTGTTCCACACTCAGCACGCCGGATTCGATGACCAGTTCCACCGCAACAATAACGGCTTCAAGCCCCGCCCGTGGTACGGCGGCCAGCACCTGCGCCATGCAGCGATCTCCGCCCGGATCGCGCATCAGCCCCTGCCTGAGCTGTCTGAGTGGTACAGGCATGTCTGCGAACGGGGCGCCATTGCGCAGCGCTCCCGGTTTGCGTTCGATCAGCGTGATGTAGTGTTGCCAGTCGTAGCGAACATGTCCGCGTTCTGTCAGGCGCTCGTGGCAGGCGACAAACGCGTCACCCGACACAACGATGACTTGATTGGGATAGAGCCGGACGCTGACCATCTTGCCCGCCAGCTCGCATGGCACGGAGTAGTGGTTGCGCTGTACATTGATCAGGCACGTGCTCGATACACGAGCCGGATTTTCAACATACCCATCAAATTGAACCGGCATGGGCATCATGTGCGCGCGCTCCTGCTCCAGCATGTCGGCTACGCTAAGCTCCTTGTACTCGGGATGGTGCAGCTCGCCCCATAATGCCCGGCAGCGATCACCCAGCCACACATTGAGTTCGACGAATGAACCGAACCGCTGGTTCTGCGCTTCCAGCCAGATGCGCCGCCGACTGTCCTGTACGTTCTTCTCGACAACGCCTTTCTCCCAGCCGGATGCCACGTTGCAGAAATCGGCATCGAACAGGTAGTGCGCGCGCATCACGGCAAAGCGCGCATTGACCACGCGTCCCTTACCTTTGTTGACGCGATCAACGGCAGTCTTCATGTTGTCGTAAATGCCACGGCGAGGAATGCCACCCAGCGCCGCAAAGGAGCGCGTATGGGCATCGAACAGCATCTCGTGCCCTTGGCCCGGATACGCCACCAGCCAGAATGCCCGACTGGCGCACAGCTTCAGGTGCGATACCTGTATGCGCCGGTAAATGCCTCCAATTACCAACCCTTCTTCGCTCCAGTCAAACTGGAAGGCTTCGCCAAACTCAAATTTCAACGGCACAAAGGCGTGGGGCTTCTTGCCTGAGTCAGCACGCCAGTTGCGAATGAACGCAGTCACCTGGCTGTAACCGCCCGTGTAACCATCCGTCTTGATTTGTGCAAACAGATTTTTGGCGGTGCGCCGATTCTGTTTGGGGCGATGGGAATCCGCTTTGAGGGCTTGTTCCAGTGTGGGGTGAAACGCGCTGAGCTTGCAGTCCGCCTTTATCCTGCGGTATTTCGGCGGTACTGCTTTCTCTTCCGCCCTTAGCCATTTGCGTATCGTGTTGCGCGATAAACTCGTGCGTCTAGCGATCTCGTGTAGCGACATCTTGTCGCGTAAATACATCCGTCGAATCTTGCCTATCATTTCCATAGTGATCACCTTTATCTCCTGCCCAAAAATTGGACAGGCCAAGTAGAACACCTGGGTCACTTTTGAATCAGCAAACCACCTCTAACTGGGTCAGTTTTCGGTCAGCGACAACAGAATGGCATCCAGAGTATCGCTATTCCGTTGATGAACTGATTGCCGGTTTGCAATTGGAGCTGGCGCAGGTTGGGCGGCCTAAGCGGCGCGAGGGGCGCGCGGTTCAAGAACGCCCATCGGACGGTGATCCGGTATGGATTCCACGCCCAGAGGAAAACGCTGTCATTGTCGCGTTGCGCGAGCGTAGTCTTTACAAAGCCCCGCTCGGTAACGGTAAGCACGATCTCAGTTGTCCATGGATGGCTGAGCACAGCGGTGGAGTGGATGGAGGCACTGCCTATTTCGAGCCCGACGACCAATGGCCAATAGGCGGTTTTAAATGCCTGCATGGTCATTGTGCCGACCGGCATATCCGCGATCTGCTGCGTTTTCTGGATATCGAAGCGAATGCGGCGCGCATGAAACCAACCATCCGGGTGGTGGCGGGGGAAATCCATCGTGTAGTTGATGCGGCCGAACATGAGCTTGCATTGGCAAAGCGGTTTTACCAGCGCGGAGGGTTGATCGTTACCGTGACGACTGACCCCGGTACGCGTGAAACCCGCATTCAGGAAATCAGCCAGCCAGCTCTAGTGCGCGCGTTGGCGGGGGTTGCGACATGGGAACGCTTTGATGCGCGCACTGAAGATTGGGTTCGTGCCGATCCGCCAGCGCGGCATGCGGCGGTATTGTTCGACTCGACCAGTTACCCTCATTTGCCTGTACTGAATGGCCTCACGCGTCAACCTTATCTGCGACCTGATGGTAGCTTGATGACTACTGCAGGATATGACTCAACGATAGGCATGTTCGGCGTGTTCGATGCGCGAGCATTTGACGTACCGGACAACCCAACGCGCGCACAGGCTGAAGCCGCGTTAGCGTTGTTGCAGGACTTACTGATCGAATTCAGCTTCGCCAAAGATACCGATCTGGCAGCGGCTCTAACCGCCATACTTACTGCAGCCATTCGTTCAGGCCTTGCGCACGCGCCCATGATTCATGTGCGCGCACATATGGTGGGATCGGGTAAGTCTTACCTATGCAAATTGATCACCGCCTTTGCTACGCCTCAACGTGGGACACCTACCTCATTTCCTGCCGACGACGAAGAGTGCCGTAAATTGTTGCTCGCGGAATTGTTACGTGCGCCCGCGGTGATTGAGTTTGATAACTTGACCGGCGATCTTCTGCCGCACAAGAGTCTATGTACCGCATTGACTTCGGAGTATATGAGCGGGCGCATCCTGGGTGTATCCAAAACCGCGACGGTTGTTACCCGCAGCTTATTTATGTCAAGTGGCAATAACGTGGGGCCTATTCAGGATATGGCGCGCCGCTGCATTACTATCAATCTATCTCCAGAGTGCGAAATTCCGGCAGCCCGCAGTTTTCAGCGGCCCGATCTGGTGCGGGAAGTATTACGAGAACGAGGACGCTATGTCTCAGCGGCTTTAACTCTCGTACGCGCTTGGATTGTTGCCGGTAGACCGATGACAGATTGCAAGTCACTGGCCAGTTATGGTGACTGGTCTAATCTTTGTCGACAGCCGTTGATGTGGCTGGGTTGTGCCGATCCGACTGCATCGGTGTTTGAGGCAATGGCGGAAGACCCGGATCGAGAAACATTATCACGTCTCCAGACTGCATGGTTAGCGGTGTTTGGTAAAAGGCCAGCCATGATTCGTGATGCAGTTAACCAATCGTTATTTGGTCATGATGAAAGCATAGAGCTGGGTGAAGTGCTACACGATATTGCAGGCGAGCGAGGCGTCATTAACCGTCGAAAGCTCGGTCGTTGGATCAAGCGCCATGCCGGGCGTATTGTCGAGGGCCTGCGATTTACCCGCGCCAGTGGTAGTCGATCCGCAGAAGCGTGGCAGGTGGAATCGGTTTCGTCGGTTTTATCGGTTTCTGTCGGCTCAACTGAAAAAACTGTCATAAATAACGCATGCGATAGTGATGCCTATCTTCGAGCCAGTCGCGGCGAGTAACAGGAGAAATTGTTATGGAAGTTTTAAAAAATAACCATCTCGTTGAAGCGCAAGCCATTAATGAACCCAGCGAACCCACTGCACTGAACGGCTATGGTTCTGTGCGCTTCAATGCGTTGAAGCATGGCATTTTATCGCAACATGTAGTGCTGGGGCATGAGGATAAAAATGAGTTTGACAATCTACTGTCTGCACTGATCATTGAATATCAACCAGGCGGGCCCACAGAAATGCACCTGGTAGAAGAACTGGCTGGCATCATGTGGCGTAAAAAACGAGTATTGCTTGCTGAAGGGGCTGCTATAAACCGTGGATTACGGAGTGTTGCCCACAGCGCACATGATAGCCCTGTTCCGGCAGCAGCGCCTTTTGAGCGTGCATTCACAGTCAGGGACGCCGATCTCCCTGATCTGCTGACTGAAACCCCTGACGAAACAGCAAAGAGCCAGCAAAATACAAAGGCTGATCTTGCAGCAACGCGCAAGGCAGCGGCAATTCTGCGTAAGGGTGGAGCAAATGCCTATCAGAGAGCTCGGCGCACACTCATTCAGGAATCCCGGGACTGGTGGGATCAGTACGTGGAGGATGGAGAGCATCCTGCTACTGCTGATGGGCTTGAACAATTCATCAGTGAAACGCTTGAACCCATTTGCTTTCAAATGGAACGAGAAGCGCGATATCAACCGGCAATCAAGGCGCAGACATTGGGTGAAGGGGTGCAGGTACATCGTTTTGAGAAGCTGAATCGTTATGAGACCCATCTTGACCGCAAGTTTGAGCGCACACTGGCTATGCTTTTGAAACTAAAAGAACTGCGTGGCGGCGGAAGTAAATAAGCTATTACATCAATACCATGGGCTGGGCGGTGGCAGATTTATAGCCGTTTATGCGACAGACATTCAGCGAACTTGCCTAATGATTTCGGTAAAATTGGGAGAACATAATGGGTGGCATTTGTAGTGGACGACGCAGGTATTCCGGCTCAAAGAAAACGACAGGTGATTATTTGGCATTGGATAGCCGGTACTTGCAGCGTGAAGGACTACTTGAGGCTAATTGTTCTAGAAACTTGGATTGGAGTCGTAATGACGTTAAGGTCGCAGCCATCAATATTCGCGCTGAAGTTGGTCGTGTGATTCTGAGCTATTGCCACAGACGTGGCGACGGCGAATGGACGCATGAGGAATACGCAGTGTCGCTGAAATGGACGCCCTGTAATTATGGCGGTCGACGTGCCTGGTTCATTTGTCCGGCGCGAGGTTGCGGTCGACGCGTGGCGATTCTCTATGGCGGCAGTATTTTTGCGTGTCGATTTTGTCATCAATTGGCATATCAGAGTCAGCGGCAAACAGATAGTGATCGTGCCAGAACACGGGCGGAAATGATTCGGAAGCGACTCGGCTGGGAGCAAGGTATCCTAAACGGTAGTAGTGGCAAACCGAAGGGTATGCACTGGCGCACATACCAGCAATTAACTCATGAATATATTGACTACGCGGGTGTGTATCTAGCTGATGTAGATATACGGCTAAACCGGTTGAATCGTTTGCTTGGTGTGCTTGCCGGAAAGGGCTGAATCTGTTTCGCAAAATCGCGATTTAGGTGCTTTCGGGGCGGCAATCACTAAAGGTGAGCATCGCCAGCCGTGAAAAATGTTATCCCGTATGTTATCCCGAAAGTAAAAACCTTCGAATCTGTCTTATGTTTTATTTTCTAAGCTATTGATTTAATTGGTCGGGACGACAGGATTTGAACCTGCGACCACCTGTCCCCCAGACAGGTGCGCTACCAGGCTGCGCTACGCCCCGAATATTAGATTCGGCCATATTGGCCTTTTACCCGCTAAGAATGCCATTTTTACGCGTATTCGTCAAATTCAACGAAATAAACCGAATACGGCCAATATCTAACCCGACGCGCCGAGCTGTATGAAGTGCTCGCGGTAGTAACGCAGTTCGCGTATGGACTCGCGAATGTCGTCCAGCGCCAGATGGGTGCCGTTTTTGCTGAAACCTTTCATGATTTTTGGCGCCCAGCGCGTAGCAAGCTCCTTGACGGTAGAAACGTCGAGGTTGCGATAGTGGAAAAACGCTTCCAGTTCCGGCATGCAGCGGTACAGGAAACGCCGGTCCTGGCAGATGCTGTTGCCGCACATCGGCGATTTCCGCTGCGGCAGCCATTCGGCAAGAAACTCGATCGTCGCCTTTTCGGCATCGGCTTCAGACACGATGCTGGCGCGCACCCGCTCCAGCAGACCCGATTTGCCGTGCTGGTTTTGATTCCACGCGTCCATGGCCGCTAAAACGCTTTCCTGCTGATGGATCGCCAAAACCGGGCCTTCCGCCAGTATATCGAGATCCTGGTCGGTGACAATGGTGGCTATTTCGATGATGACGTCTCTTTGCGGGTCGAGCCCGGTCATTTCCAGGTCGATCCAGATCAGGTTTTGCGGGTTTTGCGGCATGGCGTTCCGGCTCTTGAGATAATTCCATGCAGAATAGCGATGCATGGCAATCCCCGTCAATCCTCCGCTGTCTATGATGCGGACACGGCAGGTTTTTTTGTTGGCCGTATCCATCAAAGACGCTTGTCAATAGAGCAGTCTGGGGCTAAGCTGTCGCGATACCCAACGCTGTTTCGACCTGGCCGCGCGCACAACTCATGAACAACTTTACGCTGATTTTTCTATTTGCCCTTGCACTCTCCTTTGCCATCGAGCTTTGGCTTACCCGGCGGCATTTTGCCCATATACGGGCGCATCGGAATGCGGTACCGGACGCCTTCCGCTCGTCCATTACCCTGGAAGCGCATCAAAAGGCCGCCGACTATACCCTTGCCAAGGGCAAGGTCGGCCAGTTCGAGCAGCTTTTGAGCGTCGCCGTGCTGCTGGGATTGACGCTCGGCGGAGGCATCGACCTGGTCGCCAGCTGGTGGGGCGGCGCGCAAACGGCTTCATCGGTCTGGCTGGGTACGGCTATCATCCTCACCGTGATGCTGCTGGCGCAAATCATCGAATTGCCGGCCAGTATTTACCAGACATTCGTGATCGAACAGCGCTTCGGCTTCAACCGCAGCACGGTACGCCAGTTTGCCAGCGATCTCGGCCTGCAGTGGCTGCTGACCCTGTTGATAGGCGCGCCGTTGATCGCGCTGATTTTATGGGTAATGGGCGCCGTCGGCGGCTACTGGTGGCTGCTGGCCTGGGCCATACTGCAGAGCGTGTCCATATTGATGAGCTGGGCTTTTCCAACCTTGATAGCTCCGCTGTTCAATAAATTTACGCCGCTCGAAGACGAGGCGTTGCGCGCGCGCATCGAAACCCTGCTGCAGCGTTGCGGCTTTCAGAGCAAGGGGATTTTTGTGATGGACGGTTCGCGCCGTTCCGGGCATGGCAATGCCTATTTCACCGGTATCGGCAGCAACAAGCGCATCGTATTTTTCGATACCCTGGTCGAGTCGCTCGAACATGAGGAACTGGAAGCGGTGCTGGCGCACGAACTGGGACATTTCAAACGCAGGCATGTGCTGAAAATGCTGATTGCCAGCGCAGTGCTGACCTTGATCGGATTCGCCCTGCTCGGCTGGCTGGTTAATGCCGACTGGTTTTATGCCGGTCTCGGGGTGCATGTGCAGACCAACGCCATGGCCTTGTTGCTGTTCATGCTGATTGCGCCGGTCTTTGCCGGATTCCTTCAACCGGTAATCGCCTATTTTCAACGCAGACACGAGTTCGAAGCCGACTCGTTCGCCGCCTCACTGGCGCAGCCCGACTTTCTGGTGAATGCGCTGGTCAAGCTCTATCGCGACAACGCCAGCACGCTGACGCCGGACCCGCTGTATTCCGCGTACCATTACAGCCATCCGCCGGCGGCAATCCGCATTGCCCATTTACAGGGAAAAGCGGTCTGATTTCATGATGCGCTTAAATCGTTGCGCGCAAAAAACATGAAGGCGCAACGGACTTGAGCGCGGAACGCGACGGTCTGGTCATTGCCCACCTCGGCAAAGGGGTAGCAGTGGAAGGCGCGAACGGAGCCATCGTTCTGTGCCACACCCGGCGCAGACTGGGCGATGTGACCGTCGGCGACCGCGTACGCTGGGTTGCCTGCGACGGAGATCTGGGGCGAGTAGAATCGGTACTGCCGCGCACATCCTGCCTGCTGCGGCCCGGCTATGCCGGGAAGCTGCGCTATGTTGCCGCGAACCTCGATCGTATCTATGTGGTGCTGGCGCCGCTGCCGGAGCCGGACTGGCTTCTGGTCGACCAGTTTCTGGCAGTGACCGAAGCCAGGGATATCGACGCGCGCCTGCTGGTCAACAAGGCCGACCTTACCGCTACGGCGGGCAGCGACGGGATAAGCGCGCGGCTGCGCGAGTATGAAATGGCCGGCTATACCGTGCGTGCGGTCAGCGCCTTGCAGAGAACCGGCATGGACGCCTTGATGAGCGAGTTGCAGGGGCAGTGCAGCATGTTTGTCGGGCAATCGGGCGTCGGTAAATCGTCGCTGACCAATACCTTGCTCCCGGAACGGGATTTGCGCATCGGTGAAATTTCCGAAAAAAGCGGTCTCGGGCGGCACACCACCACCACGGCAACGCTTTACCATTTACCCGGCGGCGGCGACTTGATCGACAGCCCCGGCGTCGCTGTGTTCGGTCTGGCGGAAATGAATTGGAATCAGTTGGCCTGGAGCTATCGCGAGTTTCAGTCGCTTATTCCGAACTGCCGCTTTAACGATTGCCGCCATGCAGGAGACAAGGGCTGCGCGATCATGGACGCGGTAAACAGGGACAAAGTGAGTGCGGCGCGTTACCAGCGCTTTCTTAAACTCGGCGAAAAACTGTCCAGTCAGATGTCGGGCGTCTGATAGAGCAAACGTTCAAACTCACCGCCATACAAATCCCGATAAAGATCGCATCAAGCACAACATTCACATTTTCTTCAAAATCTCTTCCGCTTTTCTACGCAGGGCAGGCTCAAGCTTGGCACCCGTAGCGCTACATCAAGGCTACTCATGCTGCCATTTGATCGTCGAGATTACTTCAATTCAAAAAACAACAAACCATTCGGTTTGTGCTGATATTCGCATGAGGGCGGTTATATCGGCTACGACAACAGCAGCCATATCGCGACAGCTTCCAGTTTTAACGCCACGCTCAACGCTGTATCGGAACAACTGGATTTAAATGCTGCGGGCGAGAATTTGAGCATCCGCCCGCGCATCAGGCTCCTGCGCGGCCGACAGCAGCTCGTCTGATTCCCAACCCACAGCTTATGAACTGTTTCAGTCCTCTTAAGAGATTTGAGATTTTTCTTTTCCTTTGCAAACAGCGGTTCGAACCGGAACACGTTTGATCAAATTCGGAAAGACAGTCGGCGACGGCGCTGGGGGAGATCCCGGTTCACGATTGCCAGCTGTATTGACAGCCTTCGCGTGTTTTTTGTCCGTTTGCCTACAATTAACGGTGGGGAGACGCCAAAAAATCCGGTATTCTGATAGCCGTTAAAATGGCTGGACGGACCACACATTACGCCATGCGTTTAAAAATCCGGCATAAACTATTTATCGTTTTTTTACTGATCGCTGTGGTTGTGCTAGTGCTGTCTGCCGGCTTGATGCGCTGAAGTTTGCGCCAGGGGTTTCTGAATTGATAGAGAGTGCAAACCTGACCGGTATGGCCGCCCGCCTTGCCCAGGTCTACGATCCGGTAAAGGGCTGAGCGCAATTGGCGGATGAGACGGACGCCTTAAAAAGGCTTATCCTCGGACGGGGGACGCAATTTACCCGAACCAGCCAGGAAACCTTCTCCCTCGCTGCAATTTACGCCGAAAACGCCCGCAGAGCCGGCATCGCTCGAAGTCGAAACCCGCAATGGATACTGGCTGATGCCGATCGTATGACGCAGTTGCTCAACAACCTGCTGGTAAATAGCGTGCGGTTACGCCGATGCGAACGGTTTGGTTCAGGTAAGCGTCATGAATGAAGATAATAGGGTTGTTGTAGTTCTTCAGGATTCCGCGCCAGGTGTTCAGAGCGAGGAGTTACCCAGGCTGTTCGAGCCGCTCCTACCGGGCAGGGCCTTCGCTTAACCGGAAAAACGGCGGCGCGGGGCTGGGGCTTGCTATTTGCAGGAATATAACGGAAGCGTATGCCAGCAGCATCGTCGCTAATGCTTCTTCGCTGGGAGGCCTGAGAGTGAAGCTTCATTTTCCCGCTTTAATTCCTGATCCGATATTCTGAACTGTTGCAAGGTTATGATGAAACACCCTGTACTGGTGGTCGACGACGAACCCAAGGTTGCGCAACTACTGGTCGATTACCTCAGATTTGCTTCTTATGAAGCGCATGCGCTGATGGAGGGAGGCGAAGTAATTGCCTGGGTCAAGGCGAACTCGCCACAGCTGATCCTGCTGGATCTTATGTTACCCGGAAAAAGCGGTCTGGAAATATGTCGCGAACTGCGCCTTTTCAGTGATGTGCCGATCATTATGATAACTGCGCGTGTTGACGATATCGACCGTTTACTGGGACTGGAAATCGGCGCCGATGATTATATTTGCAAGCCATTCAACCCCCGCGAGGTTATAGCCAGAGTCAAGACCGTTCTTCGACGGACTAACGGTCATTCGCCAACTTTGGCCTTGTACGGAATAACACTGGACGATGTACAGTTTCGTGCTACCGTGCATGGCCAGTCATTAAGTGTGACCCCGGTTGAGTTCCGTTTGTTAAAAACATTTATCGCGGAACCCAAAAGGGTTTTCTCGCGTAGCCAGCTGATGGATTGCGCATATAACGATAATCGCGTGGTGAACGATCGAGCCGTGGATAGCCACATCAAAAATCTGCGCAAAAAGCTGGCATCGCTGTTGCCCCCCGAACAGCCCGCAATGATACATTCGATTTATGGCGTCGGTTATCGCTGGGAACCGTAGAAAAACATTTTATACCTGTTGTTTCTGGCGGTTTTTCGGTGAAACCACATACAGGACATTAATTTTCTTGTCCCGGTCCACAGAACATTTTTCTGATTTTGACATAATACAGGCTAACGCTGTTGACTTAAGGCGTAATCTTTACCGTTAACCCTGTTCCCTCCCGTA of Candidatus Methylospira mobilis contains these proteins:
- the rsgA gene encoding ribosome small subunit-dependent GTPase A codes for the protein MSAERDGLVIAHLGKGVAVEGANGAIVLCHTRRRLGDVTVGDRVRWVACDGDLGRVESVLPRTSCLLRPGYAGKLRYVAANLDRIYVVLAPLPEPDWLLVDQFLAVTEARDIDARLLVNKADLTATAGSDGISARLREYEMAGYTVRAVSALQRTGMDALMSELQGQCSMFVGQSGVGKSSLTNTLLPERDLRIGEISEKSGLGRHTTTTATLYHLPGGGDLIDSPGVAVFGLAEMNWNQLAWSYREFQSLIPNCRFNDCRHAGDKGCAIMDAVNRDKVSAARYQRFLKLGEKLSSQMSGV
- a CDS encoding response regulator; amino-acid sequence: MKHPVLVVDDEPKVAQLLVDYLRFASYEAHALMEGGEVIAWVKANSPQLILLDLMLPGKSGLEICRELRLFSDVPIIMITARVDDIDRLLGLEIGADDYICKPFNPREVIARVKTVLRRTNGHSPTLALYGITLDDVQFRATVHGQSLSVTPVEFRLLKTFIAEPKRVFSRSQLMDCAYNDNRVVNDRAVDSHIKNLRKKLASLLPPEQPAMIHSIYGVGYRWEP